The sequence below is a genomic window from Daphnia pulicaria isolate SC F1-1A chromosome 6, SC_F0-13Bv2, whole genome shotgun sequence.
TTGGTGGTTCTGTTTGCCGTCTGTTTTCTGCCGATGCACATCTTCTTCCTGTGGTTCCACTTCGACTCCAACTCGCATGAAAACTACAACGATTTCTGGAACGGTTTCAGGATTTTCGGCTTCGTTTTGGCTTACATCAATTCGTGCATCAATCCCATCGCTCTCTACTGCGTCAGCACCAAATTCCGCAAGCATTTCAATCGATTGCTTCCCTGTCGTTGTAACGGCGGCGACAGCAGACGCGTTGATTCCCGAAGAAGGATCCATGGCAACGAAGGCTACCCCCTTCACGAATTCCACGCGATTCCGTTCCTGTGAATCATTCAAACAAATTATTGAATGTTCCAATGAAGCGTGTCTGCCCGCCCAGTATACTTGTGTGTACTTTCGACTTACACGTGATGATGGATGGCCAAaccaaatgaaacaaaagtgGCCAACAAGAACcagcatttaaaaaacataaattaaaACACAATACAGCCAGGGTCGACCAAAATGAATGAAGTCGTCGCGTCTTATTTTAAGCAGAAAACAATTATATAAACCCGTGACTATATATTCCACAGACATAAATATTCCCAGAGAATATACAATTAATAATTTCCAAGGTCTCATTCATTAAATTTGGTAGAATTATGTTGGCAATGGATTATGACAATGCGATGTTGTGGAAGACTTGTTTAAAATTGAAGTCAAAATAAATCGATTTTCTTAAATGATAACAATGTCATGTACTACCAAGGATAAATGGCGGTTTCCCATGGTATAGCGGTTGTTAAgaagatttatctttttcattCAACCTGAATGTACATCACGGTCGAGATGACATCCTTCTCAGGATCCATCACTTGAAGCTCGCGGATATTGATCGGGCAAGATCTAGTTGACATACTAAAATCCTGTCACAAGAAATTCCAATTCCTCACAAATGTCGTTACGTCAAGAGCggttaaaattgaaattgccaCTTTCCATTCCGGGGTGAAGTTGATGGGGAAGCTTGTGAGTTGTGCAGAATACTAATTATTGGGTTGTACAACCGGAGAAGCCATTCAACATTCACCACGATCACGAacttcaccccccccccccccccaaaaaaaaaaaaacacgtcgTGCAGGGAATCCCGATCCGCTTTTCAACTTTAGTTAATTTTTCTTGATGTTGAATTCTACAGTGAAAATCTCCTGAGATTCATGAAGGAACCAACGAAACTTAAAGACTTTTGGAAGATATCCCCATAAATCAGAAAGCTGTAACAACTTATAAATCGAAGTTGGATGATGTTTGAATATTGAAATACACGTACGACATTGGAGAATTTGTTATAGCTGCTATCACGAATTTAAGTCGAGATTGCGTAGCCGTGACAACGAAATGGATACGCACCATAATATTGCTGGCCCCCGTTCCGCCAAATCAGCCATGCAAGATCCCAGTCTTCAACCCATTTAATAAATCATTACATCGTTTATTCACGTGGCGATCTGACTAGTAAATGAGCAACATGCGAAGCACACCGGGTTCGCATCCCATGCTCGTCGTTCAATTATTGAGGATAAACTGAGATTTCATCGATCTGTAAACGGCTTTAAAGATATTGTATTAGTTATTTAGGTAATAGGGTATAGTAGAATACACAAATCCATCCGAGAAAATGGAGCAATCCAGTTGTGCGTAATCTCAAAGTATACACGACATTTCATATTAAGAAAtcccatttgttttttaaatatttttagaagaaCTTTAGCGATCGATGAACTTTTCAAAAGCATCACAAAAGTGCAGGCTATTTCCACCAGTCTAATGATAGTTACATAGAATTATTACTGATTACGCATTCACATaattttaagattatatgtCGTCCCGCATCCGAACAAGGAATAGCGCTTTAAATACGAATAGCGAAATCAATTATGCTACCTTAAATAAATAACCTGTTCTAAACGACGGCAATTTCCTCTTCCGTGGGTGGCAGTGTGTGAGCTGGAGAACTGGTTGAGCAATTGAAATCAACATAATTCTCATGGTGAGCTTCGAAATCTTCCAGCGAGCAGCGAAGTTGATGAAACGTCGACCGGTCATCAGGATTAGCGCTCCAACATTTCAACATTATTTGATAACTGTCAAATCGAAGTAGCTcagttttttaaatcctttaataaaatatttagctAGAAAAGTATAATTACAGTTTCTCGGAAACATTGTCAGGCCTCACTAGTCGGTTGCCAGAGAGCAAATACGTCATTAGTTGAGCATCAGACACATTGGCATAAGGGAATCCGCCTGCaggaaaagattttttaaaaataaatgtttcccGCCAGACGTTTTTTCTCTGTAAAGATTGTAAAGTACCTAAAGTGCATATTTCCCAGAGGACGACGCCAAACGCCCAGACGTCGCTCTGCGACGAGTACAAATTATCCGTCATGGATTCGAGCGCCAGCCAGCGAAGCGGAAGCATCCGCTTGCGCGTGTTGACGTAGACGCCGTGGCGCGATAATCCGAAATCGGATATTTTCAGCACTCGACCTTCGCTCACCAACAAATTACGAGCCGCCAAAtctctaaaataaaattatttgacacaaaattcaattccaatttTCCATTTGATATCAAATATGACATACCGATGAGTAATTCCCTTCAATTCCAAATGTTCCATGCCCCGTGCAATCTGCCGGGCGAAATCGTGCAACTCTTCCGTGTCTATAGTTCTGCTCGTCGGAAAGGCTTTCAAAAAACCGCGGTAGTAGTTGGGTATGACGTAGGAGGACGACGAGTGCGACGAACTGTGACAAAACcaaattgcttgtttataCTTCAACGATGATGTAGGCCTACACAACATAAAATATATTATGACTCTGTGAGTGTAGCTACCCGGTTGAATGGGAACTCATTGAAGAGAAAATGTGGTTCAAATGGTAGGACTTTGAACTGTCTGAAGTGCTGTGTGTCGTAGACTTTCTTGGCGGTAGCAAAGCAACAGATGAACCAGATCCGGCTAGACTTGCGGAGGCGGTATCCTGCTGATGCTGGACTTTACTATCGACTGACCACACTACAGATTGAGCATCCAAGAGTTAATACATATTCACGGAATTGTAATAAAGCAAGATAACCTTTGGATTGATGATAAACCGTTCGCAAAGTCCTTAAATAATGCAGCAAATCACCGTAGGGGACGTATTCAAGGATCATCGAATACGGTTGAGTTAGCGTGACGCAAGCCAGCATCACAACAATGTTATCATGCCTCCCAACGCGCTTCATCATGGCAATTTCGGCTAGGAAATCATCCCGTTCGTCTAAGCCTACTTTTTCTGTTATCAGAGAAAAAATATCATAAGCTTTTATAACATTGTGTAGCGATGGTAGCTATGCCGgtactttttatttgtttgacagcCACGAGAGTGGGACCCGGTAGCCCGGATAGATTTTCCACCGTTGCTAAGTGAACCCGACCGAACGCTCCCTTGCCGATCTCCACGCCTAATTTTACTTGACCAGGATCAATTTCATAGTCGTCCGTGATTTTATTAGTCCCGAGTAAATGATGGCGGGGTTCCTGCCGAATGTTGGGGGAAAAATGATATCCATTAGACTACTGCTAAATACAATCCATCATATCGGGCTCAACGTTTCGACAGCTCAtgttttttcctcattttccAGAGGACACAATGAGAAATTCACACAGGCTGCAGACTTACTTCCGACTCTCTATCGGCGTGCAGGACGTTCATCAAATGCTGGCAGGTACTGCTCGAGCCATTAGTTATCAAAGTCGTGCGTCTGCCATCCCTATACCAAATCGATCAAAATGACAGTTTCATCATTAAACAAAGTTCGCCCAACTTTTGTTAACACTCGGTTGTAGTACATTACGCAGCGAGTCTTTTAACGCTATAAAGCAGCCAAACACACACGCTGTGTACATAAGAGAACGTAACCTACACCACCACCCATCACGAAGTTAGATAATAGCTCAACTACATTTGCCAGCGAAAACTCTATCAAAAGTTTGAAAGACGGACGTGCAATCAATCGCCAGTTTATGATGATAACAAAAAGGTATGAAGTTGAACCAACCATTCATCAACTAGTTAACAACAATATCTACCCCAAAACTATTAATCCGACTATCTACCACACTACTCCCCTTGAGGGAACGCTTCGCGATGGGGCTATGGTAGATCTGTATTGCAGTAATAACGGTATTGTTCTCGTACTACTGGCTAATAATAACAGAAAAATCGTTAAGCTTTTCCTTTGTTCCACTAATGAACTCATCATAGAAAATGTCGGGTAAAAGAAGGTTGATTATTGGTTAACGCTGGTATTTGCCTACACATTCGTTACATTATGTAACAGAGCCTGTTATTGACAGTCATTAAGTTAGCTCTCTTACGACATATGCCTTGAAAAAGTTTCCTGCTTCTGGCAGAAATTCGATTGAAAGTTGATCGGccattttcaaagaaaacttaatattttttaattgcaatgaGAAACTACAGACGCCCATTGATCCTGTGCAATCTATTGATTAATGAGCAAGTTTAGAATGTAAACTGCATGTCCCCACTCATTAGCACTAACCGACGGACACAAATAGAAATGCATTAACcattaaacaaatcaaaactaTTCTATTAGCGTCGTACTATAGACAGCTAGGTCGAATGCAAATTTAAATGTCGAGGATTCAGTGTGTTGTGCACGGATCAATAATGCGTTCAACAAAGAAGatgtaaaaatgtgaaaataaaCCTGTGAAAATTTTGCGGGGATCGCGAATAACGGGCGGGAGTATGGCTGCCAGTTGCAGCGGCGGCTGCCATCAGATGAAGCCGTCGAAGAAAGCGTTTCCAACTGAGAGCAATAACGAGCGCTGTGACGGCCAAGAAAACGGCACCGATGACGACAGCGCTCACCATAGTTTCCTTTGAGTcagaacacaacaaaaaaagtgaactccatcaggaaaaaataaaattgggcGCAATTTGCGCAACAACTTTCACATCAAAGGAATTCACTGAGCATCAACAATCGTCCCAATCACAgttcaataataattccatAAATGTGTCGAGTCACTGGTTAAACCAAGTAAAATCATATCAACatcaaatcaaaccaaatgcatagaaaataaatataccTTGTGCAAGTTTGGATTTTTATCCAACTTGGAATCTCCTGCGAATTGAatgattcaaatttaaaagtttAGAAATAGACACGGTCAAAAATAATGAGcttcattattatttactaTTCAAGTAAACTTCGGCAACGAGACCCTCGCAGTGGTGGGAATCGTAAGCGACGACCCGCACTCGGTAATTGGAATGCATTTCCAAGTGATGGATCGTCTGCTGGAAAAGGTTCGGTCGTCCAGGATGCTCGATGTTGTGTCGGTATTCTCTGACCTTACGATAGACAGGCCCAAGCCCCAGGACGTTGTCGGCCTTTTCCACTCGTGCCATCAAAGTGATATCgttctcctcctcctgctgCGTTGTGGCGGCCGAATACTTCCACGAGACCACATAGCTTCGCTCGTCATCCAGCCCGGAAGACGTGGTGATCTCGTGCGTCGTCAACTCTTCCGGTTTGGCTAGCCGCGGCCGCGAGCTGCAGCGACAAACTCCCTCGACGCAATCTATACTTTATTGAATCTATTTCGGTTATTTCCTGCCACCACACGGGCGCGGATAAGCGAAATACAACACATCTACTACTGTAGAAACGAATGAAAAGGTATAACCTGGAACGGTAATGTTGACAATTTGTGGGCGAGCCGGAGGGATAATGGGTGACGCTTGAACCCTGACGGAATAGGAACACCCAAACTGGACGAGGTGATCATCCTTTTTCGTGCCGCTTCCGATTTCCATGAATggaagttcctttttttattattatttcaagcaggcgacagaaaagaaataaaagagtaTATACGTAC
It includes:
- the LOC124343598 gene encoding platelet-derived growth factor receptor alpha-like isoform X2; translation: MGLWQFLIVIMLLIIETLRSLPVLVTTEPLNSTGFHEMGGLKDLDQQSTVLGPDDSPLNLTVTVELSVRETLEYLYPSDPVVNKRLKLVIRWLHPTTEPPEGYNVEVRPSIPPTHSSIEDTSLCTEHFTDFFHHVEYSELPFMEIGSGTKKDDHLVQFGCSYSVRVQASPIIPPARPQIVNITVPDCVEGVCRCSSRPRLAKPEELTTHEITTSSGLDDERSYVVSWKYSAATTQQEEENDITLMARVEKADNVLGLGPVYRKVREYRHNIEHPGRPNLFQQTIHHLEMHSNYRVRVVAYDSHHCEGLVAEVYLNRDSKLDKNPNLHKETMVSAVVIGAVFLAVTALVIALSWKRFLRRLHLMAAAAATGSHTPARYSRSPQNFHRDGRRTTLITNGSSSTCQHLMNVLHADRESEEPRHHLLGTNKITDDYEIDPGQVKLGVEIGKGAFGRVHLATVENLSGLPGPTLVAVKQIKKKVGLDERDDFLAEIAMMKRVGRHDNIVVMLACVTLTQPYSMILEYVPYGDLLHYLRTLRTVYHQSKVWSVDSKVQHQQDTASASLAGSGSSVALLPPRKSTTHSTSDSSKSYHLNHIFSSMSSHSTGSSHSSSSYVIPNYYRGFLKAFPTSRTIDTEELHDFARQIARGMEHLELKGITHRDLAARNLLVSEGRVLKISDFGLSRHGVYVNTRKRMLPLRWLALESMTDNLYSSQSDVWAFGVVLWEICTLGGFPYANVSDAQLMTYLLSGNRLVRPDNVSEKLYQIMLKCWSANPDDRSTFHQLRCSLEDFEAHHENYVDFNCSTSSPAHTLPPTEEEIAVV
- the LOC124343598 gene encoding platelet-derived growth factor receptor alpha-like isoform X1, whose translation is MGLWQFLIVIMLLIIETLRSLPVLVTTEPLNSTGFHEMGGLKDLDQQSTVLGPDDSPLNLTVTVELSVRETLEYLYPSDPVVNKRLKLVIRWLHPTTGEPPEGYNVEVRPSIPPTHSSIEDTSLCTEHFTDFFHHVEYSELPFMEIGSGTKKDDHLVQFGCSYSVRVQASPIIPPARPQIVNITVPDCVEGVCRCSSRPRLAKPEELTTHEITTSSGLDDERSYVVSWKYSAATTQQEEENDITLMARVEKADNVLGLGPVYRKVREYRHNIEHPGRPNLFQQTIHHLEMHSNYRVRVVAYDSHHCEGLVAEVYLNRDSKLDKNPNLHKETMVSAVVIGAVFLAVTALVIALSWKRFLRRLHLMAAAAATGSHTPARYSRSPQNFHRDGRRTTLITNGSSSTCQHLMNVLHADRESEEPRHHLLGTNKITDDYEIDPGQVKLGVEIGKGAFGRVHLATVENLSGLPGPTLVAVKQIKKKVGLDERDDFLAEIAMMKRVGRHDNIVVMLACVTLTQPYSMILEYVPYGDLLHYLRTLRTVYHQSKVWSVDSKVQHQQDTASASLAGSGSSVALLPPRKSTTHSTSDSSKSYHLNHIFSSMSSHSTGSSHSSSSYVIPNYYRGFLKAFPTSRTIDTEELHDFARQIARGMEHLELKGITHRDLAARNLLVSEGRVLKISDFGLSRHGVYVNTRKRMLPLRWLALESMTDNLYSSQSDVWAFGVVLWEICTLGGFPYANVSDAQLMTYLLSGNRLVRPDNVSEKLYQIMLKCWSANPDDRSTFHQLRCSLEDFEAHHENYVDFNCSTSSPAHTLPPTEEEIAVV
- the LOC124343598 gene encoding platelet-derived growth factor receptor alpha-like isoform X3, producing MEMGGLKDLDQQSTVLGPDDSPLNLTVTVELSVRETLEYLYPSDPVVNKRLKLVIRWLHPTTGEPPEGYNVEVRPSIPPTHSSIEDTSLCTEHFTDFFHHVEYSELPFMEIGSGTKKDDHLVQFGCSYSVRVQASPIIPPARPQIVNITVPDCVEGVCRCSSRPRLAKPEELTTHEITTSSGLDDERSYVVSWKYSAATTQQEEENDITLMARVEKADNVLGLGPVYRKVREYRHNIEHPGRPNLFQQTIHHLEMHSNYRVRVVAYDSHHCEGLVAEVYLNRDSKLDKNPNLHKETMVSAVVIGAVFLAVTALVIALSWKRFLRRLHLMAAAAATGSHTPARYSRSPQNFHRDGRRTTLITNGSSSTCQHLMNVLHADRESEEPRHHLLGTNKITDDYEIDPGQVKLGVEIGKGAFGRVHLATVENLSGLPGPTLVAVKQIKKKVGLDERDDFLAEIAMMKRVGRHDNIVVMLACVTLTQPYSMILEYVPYGDLLHYLRTLRTVYHQSKVWSVDSKVQHQQDTASASLAGSGSSVALLPPRKSTTHSTSDSSKSYHLNHIFSSMSSHSTGSSHSSSSYVIPNYYRGFLKAFPTSRTIDTEELHDFARQIARGMEHLELKGITHRDLAARNLLVSEGRVLKISDFGLSRHGVYVNTRKRMLPLRWLALESMTDNLYSSQSDVWAFGVVLWEICTLGGFPYANVSDAQLMTYLLSGNRLVRPDNVSEKLYQIMLKCWSANPDDRSTFHQLRCSLEDFEAHHENYVDFNCSTSSPAHTLPPTEEEIAVV